The nucleotide sequence ttCTTGAGTTgttaaacttatcgtgattgattgttatgtttgctaattgaattgaattccactaactctagtctttcttgaggagttggctaggacttgggaaatcTAGCTAATTAGTTCACTTAACTTTCtcttgctttcataagggttaactaagtgggattaacttcaattctcataagaataactaggataggacttccaaattttcatgccttgtcaaaagtttattttatagttatttatttattttacttgtcatttaaattacttgtttcttactctcaaaacccccaatttacaaagctcaaaaccaataataagaacatacctccctgcagttccttgagaagacgacccagggtttgaatacttcggctatcaatttttaaggggtttgttacttgtgacaaccaaaacatttgtgagaaaggacttttgttggtttaggaactatacttgcaacagaaatttattctgaattctaaaccgtcaagcatCCGTTCTtcagttgcctcccaacaagcacttctttatcgtcattagcttgacgtcctTCATTTTTGTTTATCTCAGTTTATGAATGCTCTCCTCCTTGTTCCAAGGCCCTCCCAGGTAATGCTtagctctgtgaccatttgctgtgaatgtGTCCTTTGTAGCTTCATTTAGAAGTTCAAGGCTTTCATGTTGAAAAACCTTGGTCACCAGATAAGGgccagtccatttagacttgaGTTTTCCAGGGAAAATCTTGAGCCTAGAGTTGTATAACAGCACTTGTTGCCCTTGCTCAAACTCTCTTCTTGaaattttcttgtcatgccatcttttagcTCTCTCCTTATATATcttagcattctcataagcttccaatttgaactcatccaactcattgaGTTGCAATAGCCATTTTTCTCCTACTGCTTGAGAGTCAAGATTGAGGAGcttagtggcccagaaagctttgtgttcgAGCTCCACAGGTAGGTGACAGTATTTGCCATAAATGTCTTTCCTTGTGACCCCAACTGTCTTCTCTAAGATTCTCTTTAGCTCCATGTTTAccaattcagcctggccattagtctgagggtggtacgGTGTGGCCACTTTGTGAATTACTCAATATTTGTGGAGCAGCATTTCCATTTGTCTGTTATAAAAGTggcttccaccatcactaataagACCTTTAGGCATCCCATATCTGGTGAAGATATGTCTCTTAAGAAATTGAAGAACAATTGGTGCATCACAGGTAGTTGTTgctatggcctctacccatttggagaCATATTCCACTGCTACCAATATATATTTGAAGGAATATGATGGGAgaaatggccccatgaagtctATGCCCCAGAGATCAAATAGTTCCACTTCCAgaatgaagttttgaggcatttcattcctccttgttaatcctccagctctttgacattcattgcattggtgcacaaattctctggcatctttgaatatggttggccaataaaatccactttgaagcaATTTAGCAGCTATTCTTTCTggcccaaagtgtccaccataagttaaaccatgacagtgccacaaTATGTCTCTCATTTTATTTTCAGGAACACACCTTCTTATCATTCCATCTGGACATCTTTTGAACAAGAAAGGCTCATCCCACAAGAATTTATTAGCTTCATTAAGCAACTTCTTCACTTGCTGCCTGGTGAATTCTTGGGGAATCTTTCTTcccaccttgta is from Arachis ipaensis cultivar K30076 chromosome B01, Araip1.1, whole genome shotgun sequence and encodes:
- the LOC107605038 gene encoding uncharacterized protein LOC107605038; protein product: MELKRILEKTVGVTRKDIYGKYCHLPVELEHKAFWATKLLNLDSQAVGEKWLLQLNELDEFKLEAYENAKIYKERAKRWHDKKISRREFEQGQQVLLYNSRLKIFPGKLKSKWTGPYLVTKVFQHESLELLNEATKDTFTANGHRAKHYLGGPWNKEESIHKLR